In Anas platyrhynchos isolate ZD024472 breed Pekin duck chromosome 24, IASCAAS_PekinDuck_T2T, whole genome shotgun sequence, the following are encoded in one genomic region:
- the AGO4 gene encoding protein argonaute-4: protein MEALGPGPPASLFQPPRRPGLGTVGKPIRLLANHFQVQIPKIDVYHYDVDIKPEKRPRRVNREVVDTMVRHFKMQIFGDRQPGYDGKRNMYTAHPLPIGRDRVDMEVTLPGEGKDQTFKVSIQWVSVVSLQLLLEALAGHLNEVPEDSVQALDVITRHLPSMRYTPVGRSFFSPPEGYYHPLGGGREVWFGFHQSVRPAMWNMMLNIDVSATAFYRAQPIIEFMCEVLDIQNINEQTKPLTDSQRVKFTKEIRGLKVEVTHCGQMKRKYRVCNVTRRPASHQTFPLQLENGQAMECTVAQYFKQKYSLQLKYPHLPCLQVGQEQKHTYLPLEVCNIVAGQRCIKKLTDNQTSTMIKATARSAPDRQEEISRLVKSNSMVGGPDPYLKEFGIVVHNEMTELTGRVLPAPMLQYGGRNKTVATPNQGVWDMRGKQFYAGIEIKVWAVACFAPQKQCREDLLKSFTDQLRKISKDAGMPIQGQPCFCKYAQGADSVEPMFKHLKLTYVGLQLIVVILPGKTPVYAEVKRVGDTLLGMATQCVQVKNVVKTSPQTLSNLCLKINAKLGGINNVLVPHQRPSVFQQPVIFLGADVTHPPAGDGKKPSIAAVVGSMDGHPSRYCATVRVQTSRQETSQELLYSQEVIQDLTNMVRELLIQFYKSTRFKPTRIIYYRGGVSEGQMKQVAWPELIAIRKACISLEEDYRPGITYIVVQKRHHTRLFCADKTERVGKSGNVPAGTTVDSTITHPSEFDFYLCSHAGIQGTSRPSHYQVLWDDNCFTADELQLLTYQLCHTYVRCTRSVSIPAPAYYARLVAFRARYHLVDKDHDSAEGSHVSGQSNGRDPQALAKAVQIHHDTQHTMYFA, encoded by the exons atggaaGCGCTGGGACCCG GGCCTCCGGCAAGCCTTTTCCAGCCACCCCGTCGCCCAGGCCTGGGAACTGTTGGGAAACCCATCCGCCTCCTAGCCAACCACTTCCAGGTCCAGATCCCCAAGATTGACGTTTATCACTATGATGTAGATATCAAACCAGAAAAACGGCCCCGAAGAGTGAACAG AGAGGTGGTGGACACCATGGTGAGACACTTCAAGATGCAAATATTTGGTGATCGGCAGCCTGGCTACGATGGGAAGCGGAACATGTACACTGCACACCCCTTACCGATTGGCCGCGACAGA GTGGATATGGAGGTGACGCTTccaggggaggggaaggacCAGACTTTTAAAGTATCCATTCAGTGGGTATCAGTCGTCAGCCTTCAGTTGCTGCTGGAAGCTCTGGCAGGGCACTTGAATGAAGTTCCAGAAGATTCTGTACAGGCACTTGATGTAATCACACGGCACCTTCCCTCCATGAG GTATACTCCTGTGGGTCgctcctttttctccccccctgAAGGCTATTACCACCCTCTGGGTGGTGGCAGGGAGGTCTGGTTTGGTTTCCACCAGTCCGTCAGGCCTGCCATGTGGAACATGATGCTCAACATTGATG tGTCAGCAACTGCTTTCTATCGCGCCCAGCCTATCATCGAGTTCATGTGTGAGGTCTTGGACATTCAGAACATCAATGAACAAACCAAGCCTCTGACGGACTCCCAGCGTGTCAAGTTTACCAAAGAAATCAGAG GTCTAAAAGTAGAGGTTACTCACTGCGGCCAGATGAAGAGAAAATACCGAGTTTGCAATGTTACTCGACGGCCAGCCAGTCATCAGAC GTTTCCTCTGCAGCTGGAAAATGGGCAGGCTATGGAGTGTACAGTAGCTCAATATTTTAAGCAGAAGTACAGTCTGCAGCTAAAATATCCTCATCTTCCCTGTCTCCAAGTAGGACAGGAACAGAAACACACATATTTGCCACTTGAG GTGTGTAACATAGTGGCTGGCCAGAGATGTATCAAGAAGCTAACGGACAATCAGACATCGACTATGATAAAAGCAACTGCGAGATCTGCACCAGACCGACAGGAAGAAATCAGCAGACTA GTAAAAAGTAACAGCATGGTTGGTGGACCTGATCCGTACCTGAAGGAGTTTGGTATTGTTGTCCATAATGAAATGACAGAGTTGACAGGCAGAGTTTTGCCAGCACCAATGCTGCAATATGGAGGCAGG AACAAGACTGTGGCCACACCAAACCAAGGCGTGTGGGACATGAGAGGGAAACAGTTCTATGCTGGCATTGAGATTAAAGTTTGGGCTGTCGCCTGTTTTGCTCCTCAAAAACAATGCAGGGAAGACTTACTAAa GAGCTTCACTGACCAGCTGCGCAAGATCTCCAAGGATGCAGGGATGCCAATCCAAGGCCAGCCCTGCTTCTGCAAATACGCCCAGGGTGCAGACAGCGTGGAGCCCATGTTTAAACACTTAAAACTGACTTACGTTGGTCTGCAGCTGATCGTGGTGATTCTACCTGGAAAGACACCCGTGTATG CTGAAGTAAAGCGGGTTGGTGACACGCTTCTTGGCATGGCCACTCAGTGTGTTCAGGTAAAGAACGTGGTGAAAACGTCCCCGCAAACACTGTCCAACCTGTGTCTGAAGATAAACGCAAAGCTTGGAGGAATCAACAATGTGCTTGTACCTCATCAAAG GCCCTCAGTGTTCCAGCAGCCAGTGATCTTCTTGGGAGCAGATGTCACCCACCCTCCCGCCGGGGATGGAAAGAAGCCTTCTATTGCTGCTGTGGTAGGCAGCATGGACGGCCACCCCAGCCGTTACTGTGCTACAGTGCGTGTGCAGACCTCCCGGCAGGAGACCTCGCAGGAATTGCTGTACAGTCAGGAGGTGATACAGGACCTGACTAACATGGTGCGAGAACTGTTGATCCAGTTTTACAAATCCACTCGGTTCAAGCCCACACGGATCATTTACTACAGAGGGGGAGTATCAGAAGGGCAGATGAAACAG GTAGCATGGCCAGAGCTCATAGCTATCCGGAAGGCCTGTATTAGTTTGGAAGAAGACTATAGACCAGGAATAACCTACATTGTTGTGCAGAAAAGGCATCACACCAGACTGTTCTGTGCTGACAAAACTGAAAGG GTGGGTAAGAGTGGCAACGTACCAGCAGGCACTACTGTGGACAGCACGATCACGCATCCTTCTGAATTTGACTTTTACCTCTGTAGCCACGCAGGAATTCAG GGAACCAGCCGGCCCTCCCACTATCAGGTCTTGTGGGATGACAACTGTTTTACTGCAGACGAGCTACAGCTGCTGACCTACCAGCTATGTCACACGTATGTGCGCTGTACACGATCAGTCTCTATCCCAGCTCCTGCATACTACGCCAGGCTGGTAGCGTTTAGGGCCAGATACCATCTTGTGGACAAGGATCACGACAG CGCTGAAGGCAGCCACGTGTCGGGACAGAGCAATGGCCGTGATCCTCAGGCTCTGGCAAAGGCAGTGCAGATCCACCATGACACTCAACACACAATGTATTTTGCTTGA